Proteins encoded by one window of Lathyrus oleraceus cultivar Zhongwan6 chromosome 1, CAAS_Psat_ZW6_1.0, whole genome shotgun sequence:
- the LOC127115262 gene encoding uncharacterized protein LOC127115262, with amino-acid sequence MDPIKYILEKPSLIKVIARWQMLLSKYNIQYVAQKAINGSVLAYYLAHQPMEDYRPLKFDFPDEDIMVVKDSEIPGSDEGPELGERLVLMFDGASNAIGHEVGVVLMSPTNFHLPFTIKLCFTCTNNMAEYEACILRLEEDINLRIKVPKVYGDSALVIHQIRGDWEMRHANLIPYRDYMLKLLPKFDQITFSHNPREENQMEDALETLASMYKLIWPNHQPNIEIKRFDKPTHCLTTTNESDGKPRFFDIKHYLEKQEYSTNASSLDKRNIHSLALKFFLNGDMLYKRNYNMLLLRCIDKHETSQLMKDIHEGSFGTHASGHAMSKKFMRAGYYLLTVEVDCYHYTRTCYKYQIYVDKVHVPPTPLNVITSPYPLSIWGIDMIRMIEPKASNGHRFVLVAMDYFIKWVKAASYANVTKQVVARFLNKNIIC; translated from the coding sequence ATGGACCCCATCAAGTACATATTAGAGAAACCATCCCTCATCAAAGTAattgctcgatggcagatgttattatcaaAATACAACATCCAATATGTCGCACAAAAGGCCATCAATGGTAGTGTACTGGCATATTATCTTGCTCACCAGCCAATGGAGGATTACCGACCTCTGAAGTTTGATTTCCCAGACGAGGATATTATGGTTGTCAAAGACTCTGAGATCCCTGGATCCGACGAAGGACCCGAACTAGGGGAGCGATTGGTTCTTATGTTCGATGGTGCTTCAAATGCAATAGGTCATGAAGTTGGAGTAGTATTGATGTCTCCCACTAATTTTCATCTACCATTCACAATAAAGCTTTGTTTCACctgtacaaacaacatggctgagtatgaagcttgcatactgAGACTAGAGGAGGATATTAATTTGAGGATTAAGGTCCCTAAAGTATATGGAGACTCCGCTCTAGTAATACATCAGATCAGAGGTGATTGGGAAATGAGACATGCTAATCTaattccatatagagattatatGCTGAAGTTGCTCCCAAAATTTGACCAAATCACTTTCTCCCATAatcctcgagaagagaatcagatggaAGATGCTCTGGAAACTCTGGCATCCATGTACAAGTTGATATGGCCTAACCACCAGCCTAATATTGAAATCAAGCGTTTTGATAAACCTACTCATTGTTTGACAACAACAAATGAATCAGATGGCAAACCCAGGTTCTTTGATATTAAACACTATCTTGAGAAACAAGAATATTCGACAAATGCTTCTAGCCTTGACAAGAGGAATATACATAGTCTGGCATTAAAATTCTTCCTAAATGGAGACATGCTATATAAGCGGAATTACAACATGCTCCTACTCAGATGTATAGACAAGCATGAAACTAGTCAACTCATGAAGGATATACATGAAGGATCCTTTGGCACCCATGCAAGTGGACATGCGATGTCAAAGAAATTCATGAGGGCGGGTTACTACTTGTTAACAGTGGAAGTTGATTGTTATCATTACACTAGGACATGCTACAAGTAtcagatttatgttgataaggtgcacgtaccacctACCCCTCTGAATGTCATAACATCACCATATCCTTTATCTatatggggaattgacatgatcaggatgattgaacccaaagcaTCTAATGGGCATAGGTTTGTACTGGTTGCCATggactacttcataaaatgggtcAAAGCTGCGTCTTACGCCAATGTCAcaaagcaagtggttgcccgCTTCTTGAATAAAAACATCATATGTTGA
- the LOC127083270 gene encoding putative 4-hydroxy-4-methyl-2-oxoglutarate aldolase 3 — protein MSCLATADICDTNISPLSSGDLRILHPVFQKYGQSQAFSGPIATVKVFEDNVLVKQLLETKGEGRVLVIDGRGSMRCALVGGKLVQLAQRMGWSGIVVNGCVRDVDEINLCQVGVRALGSHPLRPGKKGWGEKHVGVYVGGSFIGDGEWLYADNDGVIVSKFQLSI, from the coding sequence ATGTCTTGTCTAGCAACAGCAGATATATGTGACACAAACATATCACCTCTATCAAGTGGTGATTTAAGGATACTTCATCCAGTGTTCCAGAAGTATGGTCAGTCTCAAGCATTCTCAGGTCCAATAGCTACCGTAAAAGTGTTTGAAGACAATGTTTTGGTTAAACAACTTCTTGAAACAAAAGGAGAAGGAAGAGTTTTGGTTATTGATGGAAGAGGAAGCATGAGGTGTGCTTTGGTTGGAGGGAAGTTAGTGCAGTTGGCACAAAGAATGGGTTGGTCTGGAATTGTAGTGAATGGTTGTGTTAGAGATGTGGATGAGATTAATTTGTGTCAAGTTGGTGTTAGAGCTTTGGGTTCTCATCCACTCAGGCCTGGTAAGAAAGGTTGGGGGGAAAAACATGTTGGTGTTTATGTTGGAGGAAGTTTTATTGGTGATGGTGAATGGCTTTATGCAGATAATGATGGTGTCATTGTCTCCAAATTTCAGTTGTCAATCTGA